ACTTTTTTGAAGACACCTCTCGAGAAGACCGTTGGCAGCTACAGAAATCCCCCTCGACACTGAGCACAAGTCGTCTGTGATTtgtgaaacaagaaaacaatatgAATATTAAATTAAAGCTCATGTAAACCTTGTGATCAAAATGTCGACCATGACTTAAATTATCACTATCGGTGTGAACGAAGGCCAAAATGGCTTCTGTTCCTCTTCTCTAGCTGAGTCTGTTGTCTCTGCGCAGTCAAAGCACAGAACGCTGATCTGAGGTCAGTtctgaacaaacacaatggtaacACATCTCCGTGAGAAAATGGTCGCGATTGTCTCCCAAACCCAAGCTTGGCGCCGCTGCGTTGCACGGATCGACAAACACTCTCGTAACAGTGAGCAGGGACCCCCCCCGGCGCTAGTACATGTCCTTGTAAATCTCCTGCAGAAGTGGGTGTAGTGACGTCTCAGATTCTGTTTTCTTGATCTTCTGGACCAGCTGAGCGTTTTCTGTGACCAGCTGACGGAGATCGGCCATCTTCTGCAGCAACTTGGGGAAGAGGTAGACAGAGTCTGAGTGGTTTGCTTGGAGATGGAGGTCCAGAGCTTGCAGGATGCTGTCCTGACGCTGCTCCACCTGCTTCACATTCATTAACCCGGGACGATCTGGAGGCAGAGCACAAAAGGTCAGCCAGACCTCCGGCCGCGACAGGAGAGCTCCGTGTCCCAATACCTCCACACAAAATAATGGCAGCCACAAAGAGGGCCAGGTCACTGTCGTCCAGCTCCAGCGCGTTGAACTTGACGGCAAACTCGAACTTGGGCTCCATGATCTCACTGAAGGGCTTTCTTAAGCTGCGAAGGAACTCTCTGGTCACAAATCCCTTGCCGTTGGCCACCAGAAGACCGTCTTTGTTCATGAGAGACGGCAACATGGCAAAGATGGCTTCATGGACACCATACTTCAGCAAGGTCACCTGCGGAAGACCCACCTCTGTCACCGACGAGGGGAGCCGTGGCCATGGGGGGACGGGGGGAGGGGGGCTGCAGCATACCTGGTCGTTGAGGAAAAGGTCCACAAACCCTGGAATGCTCTTGGCAAACTCCGTCAGCTCTCTCACCGTCTCAACCGTTGTGCACTGGCAGCGGTAGAAAACATGGACTCCGATCTCTTTGGTGAGGGGCGCTCCAGGTACGAGCTGGCTCCAGACCAGGCCACTCTCCGCCTTCCACAAGGTGTCCACGTCATAGATGACAAACGGCTGGACGAACACAGGTGGGGCAGAGCGTTGACCAACATGGAAAAGCTTTGACAGTCAGCTGCCACTGACGTCCATCTAACAATTGCATTATTTTTACATCGAGGCAGCGCCAGGGACGAGCGCAGCAGGAAACTCTGGGAGAGAGCAAAGTACATGAGGGGAACCTGAAATAACGCAGGCGTTACAAGCGTCCCCCTCCCCAGCCAGGGACCAGCTTTGAACAGTACCCTGACTTTGCACCATTCAGCAGTCAAACATGACACAGCGCCACAGCGACCTGGCCGGGCTCTCGGAGTGGGAACGTACCGAAGTGCTGTTGGTTTTGCCCGAAAGAATGCTGCGAGCTCTTCTCTTGGTCATGCTGAGGTTCTTCAAATACGCCGCGTTGACCTGCTTCGCCAAGGTCTTGAGGTCAGAACCCCCAGGTTTGCCAAGGGTTCGTTCCTCTGCCAGCAGTCCAGCcaccagcttcttcctctcagcCTCCGGCATCCGTCCGTATCGTATTGCTAAGAGGACACAGAGATGGGACAAAGCTGCAGATCCATTGTGTGCTCGGCTCACGCCACTGGATGATTTCTTCTATTTAGACAGTCACGTTAGACTTTATTGACACACTTCCATTTTCTGGGCATGGGTGACTCCCTCCAGTTGTGAGCTCACCAACAGGAGACGGTCATGTCACGGGACTCCGAGTCCAATATCCGTCCCACAACATGTTGTTGAGGGGGTTATGTAGCTGTAAAGCTAAACAAAGCTGGTACAATTTAGGACAGATCTGTGACGTCCTTGTCGAGTGACAGTCGTGAGGTCATCGACCCCTCCTCACCATCCCGCACACGTGCACGGCCCATACTGTCCCCACCATTGGCTCTTTCTGGGTGACCGCGCAGCAGAGTGTTGGGAAATAACCTTACGATCCTCCACCTTGTCAGGCGCCTGACTGggtcaaaatatatatttttaacaaacacaaatacacaagcATGGAGTGAAGATTGCACAACACTGACGAACATCAGAGAGGACATGCAAACAGTCGCCTCCTCCATCCTTTCTGTCTTGGGAATCCTCATGAGAAAGAGTGAtgcgagacagagagcacagtgtgcacatacacacacccatCTGCACGCGGTCCACTTTCatcagacaggcaggcagatcTGGAGACAGTGCCAGAGACCAGGTCCACAACTCCTCACAGCTACAGAAGACCTCTATTACCGTCATTTCCAGACCATAGAGTGCACATCACACGAGAAGCCGGAGGTTCcgcggtgctgtctgcgctgtggacaggtcagtggtgcaccggcttaaaaacaCGGGGTCCTGCTtccagagtgaggaaatagcagaaacaagctgcgtaatacggagcgtctgggtcgctccacgctgctctcacaatagacgaggtgcagctctccagccgggatcaagtccgcggccacaACCCGACCCGCCTGTGCTCACGttggacttctgagccaaaCGCACTTGGTCTGGAGACAGAGTCTCACTTCTCTGATTCACATGGAAGCCCTCAAAATGCcctgttttcacctgcgtgccgaaagttccgacaccactgcggGTCTCAGAGGCTGATCCACTCTGAGGACgaagctgtggacacgcgggtgaaaacagcacattctgaGGGCTTTAAGGGTCAATGAAAAGCCTgtgtaaaaatccacatatgAACTGTGCTGTTGTacaagccgcagggctcagacggCGAGAGAAACGCAGCGGCTTGTCGTCCGGAGATGACGGTATCATATAACGGAAACATATTGCCCTTTACAAACGTCTCAGCAAACATTTACGTTGACAAAACCTACTGCACTTCTCATAGACTAAGACCACACCAAATGAAATGACACAATTTGGGACTGAAACTGAACCGACtctgctccacacacactctctgctcCTGTAAAAGTGCACATTGGATCctccaaacaaatgaaacgaCACCCACGGGTCCATCCGGACATCAAGAAAACCACtgataaaacagtcataaaatcaGACGATACTGCACGTCCTCCGACAATGACTAATGTGACGCGGGGACCACAGTGAATTGGATCAGAGAAATCGGAATGAAGCAGGACTTTGTTCTCATAGCAGCGCTGAATGTGCAAATGAATGGACAACAAGTTAGACTCACCGTCATGAGACATTCCCAAAGACAGGCACTTTTGGAAGCGACAATACTGGCACTTATTGCGATTCTTCTTCTGGATCTTGCACGAACGCTCACAGCGCTCATAGTCCAGTTTCATGCGTACAGTACGTCTGAAGAAGCCCTGAAACCCAAAAGCAGGACGCCATCAACGCTGCAGCGCACTGACCTGTCCGCCATGACTTTACCTTACAGCCCTCGCACGCGTGGACGCCGTAGTGGAAGCCAGAGGCGTTGTCTCCACAGATCTTACACTCCACACTGATCCCCGATGCGCTGCTGTCTTCCCGGCCCCCGAGGCAGAGTTGCTCCGACAGGGAGGACGATGATGTGTTGGACAGGTCTGAGGAAGCAGAAGTGTTGTGACACGCCTTCCCTTCTCTTGTGCAGTACAGAGCTGGACGCTCACCTGTGCAGCTGGTGGAAACTTGACTCTTCTGACAGCTCTTTGCTTGGTCCTGACTGTCCTGCTCGCGTCTCTTCTTGGGACATCTCAGAATTCTCGAGGCTGGAgtttcctctttctcctcacaGTCGTCACTTTCTCGGGACTTAGGGTCCTGCAGGTCCGTCAGCTCCGACACACTGGTGCCGCCCCCGCTGTCTGATCCCTGTGACTCCACATCACTGGGGCTCCATCTGGCGTCAGCACAGGCCTGAGGGGGGCTGGCCTTGCAGTAGCCGTTCACTCCACCTTGCTGCTCGGAGGCACCGCGCTGGAACCCATCCATGGTCCCGGCCTGGGTGAGCGACTCACTTGCTGTCACGTGGCCATCATGTTTCCACCGGATCAAAAGGTTGCATGCTGCACGACAACCCGAGAGGGGACAGGTTCACTCAACATCCATCTGTGTGTGGCACGAGTTCCAAGTGCTGAGAAGAGAACGGCTTTTTATGACACCACAAGCTACTGAACAAACCATTCCAACTACAAATACTGGGCTCGTGGTCGGCACAGTGAAGGTGGGATGATGCTCGGCGTGTTCATACGACCCTGCCGGCATGCTGCTGCCCCTCCCAGCCCATTCCTTTTCCAATTCGtctaaaacaacacaacaaacgtGGTAGCATTTCTACAACCGCACTGTCATATTACACTATCATTCCCTTGGACTGACTTTGACATGAGCATGGAAGCTTTCCACTGTTTCAACCAAGGGGTGAAGCGACGCCTCCTTCCAGCCAACACGAGCCGACGGCACCTCACTGCGGTCAAGTGAGCTGCCATCCAGCCAGACGTGGGGCAGAGTCAGGCCACGCCATTCCCCTGCAGTCCACCTCTAATGCTGGATCTGGTCTGAAGAGGTCACCGGTGCTTGCTCAGGGGACTGTGGCAAAACTCCAATGGACCATGTGATGACATCAAAGTCATCCAACACTGAGGCCTTGACCTGTCAAAGTCCGGCTCCCACACTGATGACATGTGAGTACGTCAACCAGCGActgcaaagacaaacacagcgCCAGGAAACGCAGGGCCATGATTCGCCTGGAGCCCCTCGCCTGGAGCCCAGCGCCTGGAGCCCAGCGCCTGGAGCCCAGCGCCTGGCCGGGGTCAGCGCCTGGAGCCCAGTCCCTGGAGCCCAGTCCCTGGCCGGGGTCAGCGGCACGCACTGTGCGCGCAGTGACGAGCGGCGGCCGGCAGGGGGCGGTGGACTTCGTGGAACTGAGCCCCCCCGCGGTGGACGAACCCGTCGACGTGAGAACCAGAGGACCCGACGTGCTCGGTGTAAAGCGTGTTCCCCTCGTCTGAGAGTGTTGAATGTCACGCTCGCGCGGCGCAAagccctccagatgaagcgcacaCTCTTCCCACAAACCCGCCCCTCTGGTTCTGGGAGCTGATCTGAACCACGTACAGAGTCCTGACCAACACCCGAGCCTCGTCAGGCGCCACGAGAGCGGAGTTTGGCTGCTGACCTGCCGCGGCGCGGCTAGCACCCTCGGCTAGTTAGCTGCTCACCTTGAGTGGAGCGGACTGAGCCACATTCCCGAGTCCCAAGACACCGACGAGTCAGCCAGCCTCTTCTCACTCGCTGGCTGCGGCCGCCTGTGCGCGGATCAGGTCCAGAGCGCGGGCCACGACCCCGGTCCCAGATCGAGCCGCTGTTGACAAGTTGTGTGAAGTCCACCGCAGGAGTTCTGGTGAGCGGGGGAAGCCCGAGTCTGAAGTTCCGGGTGGAGCTCGAGCTCCGTCTGCCAGACTCGCCCCCGAGGCCGCGAAGGACAgacgaggcggcggcggcggcggctccacTCGTCGCGCAGTCCGAGATCAACGCTGTTTACTCTTCGTCCACGACCGACAACAACATCGCAGCTAGCTTCCCACAgactcccctcccctccccgccGACGTCACACGTCACGTGTCAGGACGCAGTCGGCCCGGCAGATTCAACAGGGAGCCTGGCCCGACAGGAACGCGGGTGAGGACAGAGGTTCACGGAAACATCCGGGACCGACTGGGGTCTGACCCACTGGTCACGCAGCACGGGTGGTCCCGCTGAATCTCTGGGGCATGAACCTCCACTGGCTTCACCAGAGACGGAAGACACAACCGCCACCGAGAAGTCACGGAAAACACACTCGAAATACAAGCAGAGAGGGCACAGATGACTGTGAGATCTTTTTAATAACGCCTGAACCATGGGCTGCAGCGCAGCACATTATTATGGGATGTCCACGTCCCCGTTTGCCGGTCCAGAGTGTGGCTTCTCTTCTCTGGAGTCAATGTTCTCTTTGCTCTCGTCGTCGCGCTCCTCAGAGTCGGATCTCCGTCTGAGGCGCAGACCCGGGTCTCGCTGGGTCGGGATCTGGAAGGATGAGAAGCTGCTTCCCACGGACGGCCGTTTCTCTGGAAGCAGAGTGGTGTCAAGCATCTCAGTGGCAAACGTTTGAGCCAGGTCAGCTCACCTCCGGGTCCAATGGGTCGCATTAGACGGTTCATTTGAACGTTCCAGTGCTTGACGTTGGTGCTGGCCTGGCGGAGCTTCCTCTGAGCCGcctggaaaacaaacatactGCTGAGCCTTTGGAATCTCAGCCGGCTCTTGTTGTGGTCCCGTACCACGACGTCCTGGTCCACTTTGTGGCGGTTGGCCcgcacctcctccagctctctctgTGCCTCCTCCAGAGCCTGGGACTTGGCCTCCATTTCCTGTTTCAGCTCCTGCTTCTCCCGCTGAGTCTTCAGGATGtactcttcctgctcctcctgcaggcCCATGAGGgccttcatcttctcctcctcctctgccagcAGCCTGAGCGGGTCCAAGTAAAGTGACAGTGAGTGTTTGAGCTGAGGAAAGAGCGTCCATCTTACCCGGCCTGAGCGTAGCGAAAGGCCTCCTCGTCCAGCCTGGCTTTGATCTCCTGTTGCAGTGCCTCCTCCAAACGCCTCTGCATCTCCTCCAACTCGTGGATTCTCTTTCTCTgcttctctgcttcctcctccttcagaGCAATCTCTGCCTGCATGCTGACCCGCGCCTGGGGCAGCAGGAGCACCATGAAGTCGCTCACCTCGTCCTGGCTGCGGCAACTCACCTGCTCTGCCTCACGCAGCTGCACCTCCAGAGCTTGCTGGAGATGTTCGTGCTGCTCCCGCCTTCGCTGCTCGTCCTGCTCCAGGAGAGCCTGGGCCTGCTTCTGCgcctccttcagcagctccagctcgGCCAGCTTATGTTCGCGCTCCTCCTGCAGAGCCCGGAGCCTCAGTAGCTCCTCCTCCTTGGCTTGCCTCCTCTTCTCACGCTGCTCTCGCTGTTCACGGCGCTTCAGCTTCAGATCTTTGTGGAGCGATGACTTCCCTTCAACCTGGAGCCTGATGGCTGTTTGAATGgctgagatggaggagaagaggagtcgaGAGAGGAGCAGACTGAAAATAAGGTAAGACGATGATTCGCCCACCGACAGGCTTCACGATTGGTTTAGCCACCATGAGGTTCTGCCTCCCTCCTGAGAATTGGTGTGATTGGCTCTCAGCGCAGGTGAAGCTCCACCACCATTACTCAAAGTTTTGCTCATGAATCTTCTTTCTCTCACCTTCCTCcgtctccccctgtcctctgcttcctcccctctcaaacctccagacctcatgtcctccttcaccacctccatccatctcctctgtggccttcctctccaccttctgcctggcacttccaacatctcaacatcttcatctaccaatgcactggctctctctctctcctctgtccatgtccaaaccatctccatccagcctctctgacttggtctcctgaacacctgagcacatgtgctgctgtgcctctgatcctatcatcatcccagagagaagctcagcatcttcacctctctagctgatcttccactggctccctgctctcaccattgatcacaatgtcatctgcaaacatcacggtccaaggggcttctcgTCTAAGCTCATCTGTCAACTGTCCATCACcgtggcaaacaagaaggggctcagagctgagccttggcgccgatccacctccaccttgagctCCTCAGTTCCACCTGCAGAACACCTCACCGCCGTCTCACACCTGACACACATGTGCTGCACCACTCCGACACAcgtctctgccactccagacgcCCTCGTACAACACCACAATAcctctcttggcactctgtcgcaCCCTTTCTCCAGGTcgggagctccttctgaccttctctgtacttctccatgaacatcctcaaagcaatgaaaatgacatttttaaatagtGCAGTCAAAATGACAATCGTGGTTTGGTCCATGTGTCCACAGCACATATGTCACCTCTGCTGCCTGCTGATGCACCAGCGTCAATGTATTGTCATTCACCAGTCCACTGAACAGTGGACCTGCTGAGCCGACATGCTGCTGTGTGCCCACCTGTCGTCCACTCCTGCCTCTGCTTGGTGTCAGA
This portion of the Synchiropus splendidus isolate RoL2022-P1 chromosome 18, RoL_Sspl_1.0, whole genome shotgun sequence genome encodes:
- the ppardb gene encoding peroxisome proliferator-activated receptor delta b isoform X2, whose protein sequence is MDGFQRGASEQQGGVNGYCKASPPQACADARWSPSDVESQGSDSGGGTSVSELTDLQDPKSRESDDCEEKEETPASRILRCPKKRREQDSQDQAKSCQKSQVSTSCTDLSNTSSSSLSEQLCLGGREDSSASGISVECKICGDNASGFHYGVHACEGCKGFFRRTVRMKLDYERCERSCKIQKKNRNKCQYCRFQKCLSLGMSHDAIRYGRMPEAERKKLVAGLLAEERTLGKPGGSDLKTLAKQVNAAYLKNLSMTKRRARSILSGKTNSTSPFVIYDVDTLWKAESGLVWSQLVPGAPLTKEIGVHVFYRCQCTTVETVRELTEFAKSIPGFVDLFLNDQVTLLKYGVHEAIFAMLPSLMNKDGLLVANGKGFVTREFLRSLRKPFSEIMEPKFEFAVKFNALELDDSDLALFVAAIILCGGIGTRSSPVAAGGLADLLCSASRSSRVNECEAGGAASGQHPASSGPPSPSKPLRLCLPLPQVAAEDGRSPSAGHRKRSAGPEDQENRI
- the LOC128750161 gene encoding differentially expressed in FDCP 6 homolog isoform X1, with protein sequence MDLRSELLKSIWYGFTALDLEKSGKVSKSQLKVLSHNLCTVLNIPHDPVALEEHFRDDDDGPVSSQGYMPYLNKYILDKVVEGSFNKESVDELCWTLTAKKNYLPDRSSSSILPERDAFRLWCLFNFLSEDKYPLVMVPDEVVYLLKKICTAMSVEFNCGEVEDFLSQDCVQQSGITVWAFLDMMNSGKIFRGVDKSIISMAVEEVYREVVGDVLKEGYMWKKGQLRRNWKERWFTLRPSNFSYYTSEDRRDCQGNIGLDGNCCVEVLPDRDGKRCMFCLKTLSKTYEMSASDTKQRQEWTTAIQTAIRLQVEGKSSLHKDLKLKRREQREQREKRRQAKEEELLRLRALQEEREHKLAELELLKEAQKQAQALLEQDEQRRREQHEHLQQALEVQLREAEQARVSMQAEIALKEEEAEKQRKRIHELEEMQRRLEEALQQEIKARLDEEAFRYAQAGLLAEEEEKMKALMGLQEEQEEYILKTQREKQELKQEMEAKSQALEEAQRELEEVRANRHKVDQDVVAAQRKLRQASTNVKHWNVQMNRLMRPIGPGEKRPSVGSSFSSFQIPTQRDPGLRLRRRSDSEERDDESKENIDSREEKPHSGPANGDVDIP
- the ppardb gene encoding peroxisome proliferator-activated receptor delta b isoform X1 — encoded protein: MDGFQRGASEQQGGVNGYCKASPPQACADARWSPSDVESQGSDSGGGTSVSELTDLQDPKSRESDDCEEKEETPASRILRCPKKRREQDSQDQAKSCQKSQVSTSCTGERPALYCTREGKACHNTSASSDLSNTSSSSLSEQLCLGGREDSSASGISVECKICGDNASGFHYGVHACEGCKGFFRRTVRMKLDYERCERSCKIQKKNRNKCQYCRFQKCLSLGMSHDAIRYGRMPEAERKKLVAGLLAEERTLGKPGGSDLKTLAKQVNAAYLKNLSMTKRRARSILSGKTNSTSPFVIYDVDTLWKAESGLVWSQLVPGAPLTKEIGVHVFYRCQCTTVETVRELTEFAKSIPGFVDLFLNDQVTLLKYGVHEAIFAMLPSLMNKDGLLVANGKGFVTREFLRSLRKPFSEIMEPKFEFAVKFNALELDDSDLALFVAAIILCGDRPGLMNVKQVEQRQDSILQALDLHLQANHSDSVYLFPKLLQKMADLRQLVTENAQLVQKIKKTESETSLHPLLQEIYKDMY
- the LOC128750161 gene encoding differentially expressed in FDCP 6 homolog isoform X2: MDLRSELLKSIWYGFTALDLEKSGKVSKSQLKVVEGSFNKESVDELCWTLTAKKNYLPDRSSSSILPERDAFRLWCLFNFLSEDKYPLVMVPDEVVYLLKKICTAMSVEFNCGEVEDFLSQDCVQQSGITVWAFLDMMNSGKIFRGVDKSIISMAVEEVYREVVGDVLKEGYMWKKGQLRRNWKERWFTLRPSNFSYYTSEDRRDCQGNIGLDGNCCVEVLPDRDGKRCMFCLKTLSKTYEMSASDTKQRQEWTTAIQTAIRLQVEGKSSLHKDLKLKRREQREQREKRRQAKEEELLRLRALQEEREHKLAELELLKEAQKQAQALLEQDEQRRREQHEHLQQALEVQLREAEQARVSMQAEIALKEEEAEKQRKRIHELEEMQRRLEEALQQEIKARLDEEAFRYAQAGLLAEEEEKMKALMGLQEEQEEYILKTQREKQELKQEMEAKSQALEEAQRELEEVRANRHKVDQDVVAAQRKLRQASTNVKHWNVQMNRLMRPIGPGEKRPSVGSSFSSFQIPTQRDPGLRLRRRSDSEERDDESKENIDSREEKPHSGPANGDVDIP
- the LOC128750161 gene encoding differentially expressed in FDCP 6 homolog isoform X3, encoding MDLRSELLKSIWYGFTALDLEKSGKVSKSQLKVVYLLKKICTAMSVEFNCGEVEDFLSQDCVQQSGITVWAFLDMMNSGKIFRGVDKSIISMAVEEVYREVVGDVLKEGYMWKKGQLRRNWKERWFTLRPSNFSYYTSEDRRDCQGNIGLDGNCCVEVLPDRDGKRCMFCLKTLSKTYEMSASDTKQRQEWTTAIQTAIRLQVEGKSSLHKDLKLKRREQREQREKRRQAKEEELLRLRALQEEREHKLAELELLKEAQKQAQALLEQDEQRRREQHEHLQQALEVQLREAEQARVSMQAEIALKEEEAEKQRKRIHELEEMQRRLEEALQQEIKARLDEEAFRYAQAGLLAEEEEKMKALMGLQEEQEEYILKTQREKQELKQEMEAKSQALEEAQRELEEVRANRHKVDQDVVAAQRKLRQASTNVKHWNVQMNRLMRPIGPGEKRPSVGSSFSSFQIPTQRDPGLRLRRRSDSEERDDESKENIDSREEKPHSGPANGDVDIP
- the ppardb gene encoding peroxisome proliferator-activated receptor delta b isoform X3, translating into MDGFQRGASEQQGGVNGYCKASPPQACADARWSPSDVESQGSDSGGGTSVSELTDLQDPKSRESDDCEEKEETPASRILRCPKKRREQDSQDQAKSCQKSQVSTSCTDLSNTSSSSLSEQLCLGGREDSSASGISVECKICGDNASGFHYGVHACEGCKGFFRRTVRMKLDYERCERSCKIQKKNRNKCQYCRFQKCLSLGMSHDAIRYGRMPEAERKKLVAGLLAEERTLGKPGGSDLKTLAKQVNAAYLKNLSMTKRRARSILSGKTNSTSPFVIYDVDTLWKAESGLVWSQLVPGAPLTKEIGVHVFYRCQCTTVETVRELTEFAKSIPGFVDLFLNDQVTLLKYGVHEAIFAMLPSLMNKDGLLVANGKGFVTREFLRSLRKPFSEIMEPKFEFAVKFNALELDDSDLALFVAAIILCGDRPGLMNVKQVEQRQDSILQALDLHLQANHSDSVYLFPKLLQKMADLRQLVTENAQLVQKIKKTESETSLHPLLQEIYKDMY